CGTCGACATCACCGTGTTCAATTACCGCTGGCGCCTGGGCCTGGTGCAGGGCGAAGCGAAATACGCGGCGCTGGAACAGAAACTCGCAACCGCGCCGTCAATCAGTGTGCCGACCATCACCCTGGAGGGCGACGCCAACGGTGCGCCACACCCGGCGCCAGAGGATTACGCCAAGCGCTTTACCGGCAAATATCAGTTCCGTTTGATCAACGGCGGCGTCGGCCACAACTTGCCGCAGGAAGATCCGCAGGCGTTTGCCAAGGCTGTGATTGATGCGGATCACCTGTAAGAGCCCCTCGCCCTGGCCTCATCCCAGAGGCTGGGGCTATTTGACCAGCCGTTTTTCTTTGGACGGTCTGTAGCCGAAATACGAGCTGTAACATTTGCTGAAATGGCTCGGCGAAACGAATCCGCACGCCACCAGCACTTCCACTTGCGACAACTCGGTGTGCTGCAACAAGCGCCGAGCTTCGGTGATGCGCAGTTCGAGGTAATAGCGCTGCGGCGTGGTGCCGAGTTGTTCTTTGAACAGGCGCTCCAACTGCCGACGCGAGCGACCGGCGTAGACCGCCAATTGCTCCAGTTCCAACGGCTCTTCCAGATTGGCATCCATCAGTTTCACCACCTCACGCAGTGGCGCACTGACGCAGATGTTTTCGTCCGGTTTGATCCGGCGGTAGCGCGACTCCTCAAAGGCCAGAATGTCTTCGATGCCTTCGACCAACGCCTTGCCGTGCAGGCTTTTGATCCAGTCCAGCGCCATGTGAAACGCCCCGGACGGACTCGATGCCGTCAGTCGGTCGCGGTCAATCACGTAAGGTTCGCTGCTGACGTGGGTGGTTTTGGCGATCTCGGTGAGGGCTGGACGGTGTTCCGGATGGATCGCGCAACGATAACCGTCGAGCAGCCCTGCGCGCCCAAGAAACCAAGCGCCGTTCCACAGCCCGGCGAGACTGATGCCCCGCTCCGCCGCCGCCCTGAGCAAGTGGATGAACTCGTCACTGGCGCGCAACTCGGTGCGATAACCGCCGCACATCACCAGCAAATCCAGTTCCTGCAGCGCCGCCAGATCGAGTCGGACATCGGGCCGGATAACCAGCCCCAGATCGCTGACCACCTCGCCCTCCCCCAGCCCGAACGTGCGGGACGCAAAGAGCCCCGGACGCAGCAGGTTCGTGGTGACAACCGTGTCCAGCGCCTGAGTGAAGGCCGGCAGCGAGAAATGTTCCAGCAGCAGAAAACCGGTGCGGGTCAGGCGTGGGTTGTCGGCGCTTTGCTCATTCAGGTAGCGGAGGTTTTTACCCTTCATGCCCCCGCTGAATTGACGTCGTTCGATCAAGTTCTGTTCCATCGGTCTGTTGTTATGCGCCGATAGTTGGCCTGATCCGGCAAAGAGTCAATCACGCCTGCGATCGATCTCTGGGCGATCAGACAATTGTGCTCGATCCAGCACCCAGTCGACCTTCCAGACGACCATGCAGCACGTAGTGTTGATAGCCGCTGGTAAAGCCACCGGCAGCGACGGCAGCGTTGACATCGGCATTCATGCGCAGATATTGCGCCTCGTCGAAATGTTCGGCGCGGACTTCTCCGGCGCGCCCAAGCTTGTCGCTTTCGATGGGCTGTTCGAGAATCGTGCGTCGCTGGAAGTCGATGATGCGGTTGACCGCATGGCTCTCCAGCGGGCCATGATTGGGCGATGCCGAATAAATGTGCAGACCGTTCTTCGCGCAGCGATTGCACAGGTCGACGCAATTGCTCTGCGTGGATTTACGGCTCATCAGTTCCTGGACCGGCATATCCAGGTACTTGCCGACGCTGTATTCACTTTGCTTGAAAATCGTGCAGCACAGCACCGTATTCCCGTTACAGTCGAGCACCAGCCAGTCGTCTTTGAGGGTGCAGGCCTGCTTCGGGTAGTGCTTGACCAGATTTACCAGATCTTCATAAGGCGGCAGCGCCAGCCTTTTCAGGGTGTCCCGATCAGTGTCGGTCACGGAGGCATCGCCTTCGACAATGGCGAAGGTCTTCTCCAGAGGCATCATGACGGAAAAACCGGTGGAGAACTTGAAGCCGAGGCGCTCACTGAATTCGCGCATCAGGCCCTCTTCTTCGAGGTTATCCAGATAACGGTGGTAGTAAACCTCGATGATCGTAGTCAGGCCGTGACGCTGCTTGAGGTCATGCAGCTTGATCATGTTCTGCTTCACCACCTCGATATCACCACCCACATGCCCTTGCGCGTAGGTTTCCTGATAGAAGCCGGACAGCGAGATACGGAAAAACCAAGGGTTGGCCAACATGGCGGTTTCCATGTTCTTGGCCAGGTTGAGGTTGGAACTGATGCCACTCTGCATGCCGGCCGCATTGATGATTTCAACAAACTCACCAATGCGCGGGTGAATCAAAGGCTCGGTCCAGTTGTACAGAAAAATCGACTCGACACCTTCGCGCCGGGCCTTGTCGACAATCTGCTTGAACATGTCGATTTGCATGGCTTTTTTGAAGTTTTCGTTTTCCGAATTCCCCATGGGGCAGGAAGGGCAACTCAGATTGCACGCCCCGACAATGTCGATATACATGTTCAACATCAGTACCGCTCCTTGGGTGAAAGCCACGCCTCTCATCACTGCCGGGGCTTTCGGTCGCCGTTAGTTATTTTTTTGACGCAATTGACATGCCTGCTAGCAATTAATGCACCACATTGGCGGATGCCATCAGCTCAATCACCCAATCGATGAACACGCGTAATTTGCGACTGATATGCCGGTTCGGCGGATACGCGAGGTAGAGCGGCATCGACTGCAGTTGCCAGCCGGGGAACAGCGGCACCAACTCGCCGCGCTCTTCGTGCGCCGCGGACATGTATCTGGGTAGCCACAACACGCCCATCCCGGCAAGGCCTGCCGCCAGATAAGCGTTACCGTCGTCGACCGCCAACACGTGCCGCCCCTTGATTTGCAAAGTCTCGCGGTCGTTGTGCAAGGCATACGGCACGGGCTTGCCCGTGCGCGCCCAGAGAAAACCCACCACGCGATGATGCGAATCCTCCAGTTCGCGCGGGTGTACGGGCGTCCCCTCGCGCGCCAGATACGCCGGTGCGGCAAACACTCCCAACTGAAGATCGGCGAGCTTGCGCGCCATCAACGATTGATCCAGCAACTCGCCGCCGCGCACCACGCAGTCGACGTTCTCATCGATGATATCGACGATGCGGTCGCTGACGCCCATGTCGATCTGGATATCGGGATAGCGGCGATGAAAATCCGGCAGCGCCGGCACCAGAATGTGCCGCGCGAACGGACTTGGTACATCGATCCGCAAGCGCCCCGACGGCACCGTCGCCACTCCGGGCAGACTGCTTTCAGCGTCGTCCATGTCCGCCAGTAGCCTGACCACGCGTGCGTAGTACGCCGCACCGTCAGCTGTGACGTTGACCTTGCGCGTGGTGCGGTTGAGCAACCTGACCCGCAGTCGCGCTTCCAACTGCTGAACCAGCTGGGTCACGGTGGTTTTGCTCATGTGCAGGGTTTCTGCCGCTTTGGTGAAGCTGCCCGCCTCGACCACCCGCGCGAAGGCTTGCATTGCGTCGAACCGGTCCAAGCGACGCCCTCGATTGTTTGGGATTCACAAACAGTGAGCGCCAAGTTTGCGCGTTTATCGCCCGCCTGCAAATACCTACAGTGGAGCCCTCAACTCAAATGAAGGAGACACTTTCATGGCTAAGCGCGACGTCGTATTCCCACCCGCACGCCGTACCCTTTATGAACGCCATCGTTACTCGCCCGCCGTGCGCGCCAACGGTTTTCTGTTTGTCTCGGGACAGGTAGGCAGCACCGAAGACGGCACCCCTGAGCCGGATCTGCAGAATCAGGTGCGCCAGGCATTCAGCAACCTCAACGCAATCCTGCATGAGGCCGGCTGCACGTTTGACGACGTGGTGGATGTCACCGTGTTCATCGTTGATCCACAGGCGAAATTCGAGACGATCTGGAATGTTGTCCTGACGGAGTTCTGGGGCGACGCCCCGCATCCGACCGTGACGGCTGTTGGCGTAACCTGGCTGTACGGTTTCGATTTCGAGATCAAGGTGATCGCGAAGCTGCCTGAATCCTGACAGCTGTCAAAACCGTAGGCGCTGCGGCACGCTGCGATACTCTCATTTCTGATTGTTCCCGCGCTGTGCGGGGGGATGCAGGCCGGGCCCTCCGCGTCCCACAATCAAAAGACCGCAGCGTACCGCGGCTCCTACGCGTACAGGGCGTATAACGTGGCAAAGGTCTAACGCTGGCCTTGGACGCCGCGAATGCGTATAACCTCGCCGTTTCGGCTAACCTGAGCTTGCGCCTCACGTCGCCACTTCAGCTTATTTGATGCTCACGAAACGGAGAATTCCATGCTCAAACGAACCCTGGCACTGACCGCCGGCCTGGCCCTGTCCTTTTCTGCGCTGGTGGCACAAGCCGCCGACGTCCTGCGGGTCAGCGCCATCCCCGACGAGGCGCCGACCGAACTGCTGCGCAAATTCGAACCGTTGGGTGCTTATCTGGAGCAGCAACTGGGCATGAAGGTGCAGTTCGTGCCGGTGGCGGATTATCCGGCGGTGGTTGAAGCGCTGGCCACCGACCGTCTCGATATGGCCTGGCTGGGCGGTTTCACTTTCGTGCAGGCGCGCCTGAAGACCGATGCGACCACACCGGTCATTCCATTGGTACAGCGCGAGCAGGATGCGCAGTTCACCAGCAAATTCATCACGGCTGATCCCAACGTTAAAAGCCTCTCCGACCTGAAGGGCAAGACGTTTGCCTTTGGCTCGGTCTCGTCCACTTCGGGCAGCCTGATGCCGCGTTATTTCATGCTGAAAAACGACGGGATCAAGCCCGAAGCCTATTTCAGCCGCGTCGCCTACTCCGGCGCCCACGACGCCACCGTTGCCTGGGTGCAGGCCGGCAAGGTCGATGCCGGCGTGCTCAACGCCAGCGTCTGGCAAAAACTGGTGGATGCCGGCAAGGTCGACACCAACAAAGTCAAAGTCTTCGCGACCACCCCGACGTACTTCGACTACAACTGGACCGTGCGCGGTACGCTTGATCCGGCCATCGCGGCGAAGATCAAGAAAGCCTTCCTCGACCTCGACCCAGCCAATCCTGAGCAGAAAAAGATCCTCGATTTGCAAGCCGCCAGCCGTTTCATCGACACCAAACCCGAGAACTACAAGGGCATCGAGGAAGCCGCCCGCGCCGCCGAATTGCTGAAATGACCCTACGCCTCAACCAGGCCAGCCTGCGCCACGCCAACGGAGTCGATGCCCTGCGTGGTGTCGATTTGCAAATCGGCGTGGGCGAACAGGTGGCAATCATCGGCCCGTCAGGAGCCGGCAAATCGAGTCTGCTCAATCTGCTGGCCACCGCGTTGCGGCCCAGCAGCGGCGAGAACGAAATTCTCGGCGAACGTGCCTGGCACCTTTCTGCCCGCCAACGCCAACGCCTGCGCGCGCGGATCGGGCTGGTGCACCAAGCCCCGCCGCTGCCGCCGCGGCAACGGGTGGTCACCGCGGTGCTGGCCGGCAAGCTCGGCCAGTGGAGTCTGGGCAAAAGCCTATTGAACCTGCTGCACCCGATCGACGTCGCCGGCGCACGCGCGGCACTGGCGCGGCTGGATCTGGGCGACAAGCTGTTCGCCCATTGCCAGCAACTGTCCGGCGGTCAACTGCAACGGGTCGGTATCGCCCGCGTGCTGTATCAGGCGCCGGAGATTCTCCTGGCGGATGAACCGGTGTCGGCGATGGACCCGGTGATGGCCGCGCATACGTTATCGATCCTGTCGCGCCACGCCTACGAGCACAACGTAACCCTGGTCGCAAGCCTGCATGCGGTGGACCTGGCGTTGTCGCACTTCCCGCGCATCATCGGCCTGCGCGACGGGCAGATTCTCTTCGACAGCCCTTCCGAACACGTCAGCCAAACGATGCTCGACGCGCTGTATGCCAATGAAAAACTGCAATCGCCGACCGTGGCGGTGGCGCCTTTGACTGTGCAGATTCCACGATGCTGAGCGCTGATTCACGGGACCCGGCGGCGTGGCCTCGATTAGTCCTGACGGTGCTGGCGGTTGCCCTGTTGTGGCCGGGCGTTCAGCTCAGTGAGTTGAATCTGGGCGTACTGCTGCCCGGCAGCGATAACGAAATGGGCCGGTTTGTCGCGCAATTCTGGCCGCCGGCCCACGACGCGGCGTTTCTCGGTTTACTGCTGACCGCCACTTTGCAAACGTTGGCGATTGCCACTGCCGGCATGGCCCTGGCGTTATTGCTGGCAGTGCCGGCCAGCCTGATCGCCAGCCGCGCCTTGTCGCTCTCCGCTGCATCACGCAGTGGCGTGCCCAGTCGTGTGGGCCGTCTGTTGCGCTGGCCGGTGCGTGGCCTGCTGATATTTCTGCGCAGCGTGCCAGAAATTGTCTGGGCCCTGCTGTTCGTGCGCGCGGTCGGGCTTGGACCGGCGGCGGGCGTCCTGGCGATCGCGATCACTTACAGCGGCATGCTCGGCAAGGTCTACGCGGAGATTTTCGAGTCCACCGATCAGCGCCCGGCGCACGCCTTGTTGCAGGCTGGCGCTGGCCGACTGGCGGCATTTGCGTACGGCACGCTGCCCAATGTCGCGGCGGAGTTGCTGTCGTACACGGTGTATCGCTGGGAATGCGCCATTCGCGCATCAGTGGTGATGGGATTTGTCGGCGCCGGGGGCTTGGGTCAACAGATCGATTTGTCCATTCGCATGTTCGCAGGCGGTGAAGTCGCGAGCATGTTGCTGACGTTTCTGGTGCTGGTGCTGGCAGCCGATCAACTCAGCCGCTTGCTGCGCTGGAGGCTGACATGAATCGTCTGATCAACCTGCTGCTGCTTGCTGGCATCGGCGTAGCAGTCCTCGCATCGTTCGCCTATCTGGGCCTGGATCTTGGTGAAATGGGCAGCGCTGACAGCCTCAAGCAAATGGGTGCGTACATTCAGCGCTTTCTCAGCCCTGACCTCAGCGCCGGTTACCTGAAAGCCATCGTTCACGGCTCGATGGAAACCCTGGCGATGTCGGCCCTCGGAACGTTGCTCGCCGCGGTGTTCGGCATCCTCATCGCCCTGCCCGCCGCCGGGCGTTTCGGTTGGCCGCTGCAGAGCGCGTCGCGGTTGCTGCTCAACGGTCTGCGGGCAATTCCGGAGCTGGTCTGGGCGGCGCTGATGGTGCTCGCCGCCGGCCTCGGCCCCAACGCCGGCACCCTCGCCCTCGCCCTGCACACCACCGGCGTGCTCGGCCGATTGTTCGCCGAAGCTTTGGAAAACACTCCGCCGCAACCTGCCGAAGCCATTCGCTTGCAGGGCGGCAATCCGATTCTCGCGTTCTGCTACGGCACCTTGCCCAATCTCGCGCCGCAACTGCTTGCCTACATCCTGTATCGCTGGGAAAACAACATCCGCATGGCCAGCGTGCTGGGCTTTGTCGGTGCCGGCGGGCTTGGGCAGATGCTCTATGTCAGCCTCAGCCTGTTTCAGGAGGCGCAGGCCAGTACGGTGATTCTGGCGATGCTGGTTCTGGTGTTCATGGTGGACTGGCTGAGTGCCTGGAGCCGCCAGCGCTGGGTGAAGGCGTAGGCGTCAGTGGATATCTGGCAAAAGCTGATTATGCTCAAGGAAACCTCGCACCTGTGCGAGGCGGTCAGACTGTGCAAGTTTCACGCGAACGCAAGGGCGGCATTTGCCACAAGGCCAGAGTGCGATAAGCAGTAATGGGGGACTCCGGCCTACAACAATAAGCACGACGGAGAACACCCATGGCCACAATCGACACAGCATCCACCGGCAGTCCACCGCGCAGCGGCGGCATCACCAAGGAGGAGCGCAAGGTTATCTTCGCCTCCTCGCTCGGGACGGTTTTCGAGTGGTACGACTTTTATCTTTACGGCTCACTGGCGGCGATCATCGCCAAGCACTTTTTTGCCGGCGTCAACGAGACCACCGCATTCATCTTTGCCTTGCTCGCCTTCGCCGCCGGTTTTGCAGTGCGGCCGTTCGGTGCCATCGTGTTCGGTCGGCTCGGCGATATGATCGGGCGCAAACACACCTTCCTGATCACCATCGTCATCATGGGCGTCTCGACAGCGATCGTCGGTCTGCTGCCCGGCTACGCGACCATTGGTGTCGCCGCGCCGGTTATTCTGATTACCTTGCGTCTGCTGCAAGGCTTGGCGCTGGGCGGTGAGTATGGCGGCGCGGCGACCTATGTTGCCGAACACGCACCGCGCAACAAACGTGGATTTTTCACTTCATGGATTCAAACCACCGCGACCCTCGGTCTGTTCATGTCGCTGCTGGTGATTCTTGCCTGCCGCACCGCGCTGGGCACTGAGGCGTTCGAAGCCTGGGGCTGGCGGATTCCGTTTCTGCTGTCGATCTTGCTGCTGATCGTCTCGGTGTACATCCGTTTGCAACTGAGCGAGTCGCCGGTCTTTCAGAAAATGAAGGATGAGGGCAAGGCGTCGAAAGCGCCGCTGACCGAGTCCTTTGCGCGCTGGGACAACCTCAAAGTGGTGATCATGTCACTGCTCGGCGGGACCGCCGGGCAAGCGGTGGTTTGGTACACCGGGCAGTTTTATGCGCTGTTTTTCCTGCTGCAAACGCTGAAGATCGATCCGCAGACCGCCAATCTGCTGATCGCCGGCTCATTACTGATTGGCACGCCGTTCTTCGTGATTTTCGGCAGTCTGTCCGACCGCATCGGACGCAAGCCGATCATCATGGTCGGATGCATTCTGGCGGCGCTGACGTATTTTCCGATCTTTCATGCGCTGACCCAGTACGGCAATCCCGACGTGTTTATCGCGCAGGAAAAG
This window of the Pseudomonas fluorescens genome carries:
- a CDS encoding GlxA family transcriptional regulator produces the protein MEQNLIERRQFSGGMKGKNLRYLNEQSADNPRLTRTGFLLLEHFSLPAFTQALDTVVTTNLLRPGLFASRTFGLGEGEVVSDLGLVIRPDVRLDLAALQELDLLVMCGGYRTELRASDEFIHLLRAAAERGISLAGLWNGAWFLGRAGLLDGYRCAIHPEHRPALTEIAKTTHVSSEPYVIDRDRLTASSPSGAFHMALDWIKSLHGKALVEGIEDILAFEESRYRRIKPDENICVSAPLREVVKLMDANLEEPLELEQLAVYAGRSRRQLERLFKEQLGTTPQRYYLELRITEARRLLQHTELSQVEVLVACGFVSPSHFSKCYSSYFGYRPSKEKRLVK
- a CDS encoding radical SAM protein; amino-acid sequence: MLNMYIDIVGACNLSCPSCPMGNSENENFKKAMQIDMFKQIVDKARREGVESIFLYNWTEPLIHPRIGEFVEIINAAGMQSGISSNLNLAKNMETAMLANPWFFRISLSGFYQETYAQGHVGGDIEVVKQNMIKLHDLKQRHGLTTIIEVYYHRYLDNLEEEGLMREFSERLGFKFSTGFSVMMPLEKTFAIVEGDASVTDTDRDTLKRLALPPYEDLVNLVKHYPKQACTLKDDWLVLDCNGNTVLCCTIFKQSEYSVGKYLDMPVQELMSRKSTQSNCVDLCNRCAKNGLHIYSASPNHGPLESHAVNRIIDFQRRTILEQPIESDKLGRAGEVRAEHFDEAQYLRMNADVNAAVAAGGFTSGYQHYVLHGRLEGRLGAGSSTIV
- a CDS encoding LysR family transcriptional regulator; translated protein: MDRFDAMQAFARVVEAGSFTKAAETLHMSKTTVTQLVQQLEARLRVRLLNRTTRKVNVTADGAAYYARVVRLLADMDDAESSLPGVATVPSGRLRIDVPSPFARHILVPALPDFHRRYPDIQIDMGVSDRIVDIIDENVDCVVRGGELLDQSLMARKLADLQLGVFAAPAYLAREGTPVHPRELEDSHHRVVGFLWARTGKPVPYALHNDRETLQIKGRHVLAVDDGNAYLAAGLAGMGVLWLPRYMSAAHEERGELVPLFPGWQLQSMPLYLAYPPNRHISRKLRVFIDWVIELMASANVVH
- a CDS encoding RidA family protein, whose translation is MAKRDVVFPPARRTLYERHRYSPAVRANGFLFVSGQVGSTEDGTPEPDLQNQVRQAFSNLNAILHEAGCTFDDVVDVTVFIVDPQAKFETIWNVVLTEFWGDAPHPTVTAVGVTWLYGFDFEIKVIAKLPES
- a CDS encoding putative selenate ABC transporter substrate-binding protein encodes the protein MLKRTLALTAGLALSFSALVAQAADVLRVSAIPDEAPTELLRKFEPLGAYLEQQLGMKVQFVPVADYPAVVEALATDRLDMAWLGGFTFVQARLKTDATTPVIPLVQREQDAQFTSKFITADPNVKSLSDLKGKTFAFGSVSSTSGSLMPRYFMLKNDGIKPEAYFSRVAYSGAHDATVAWVQAGKVDAGVLNASVWQKLVDAGKVDTNKVKVFATTPTYFDYNWTVRGTLDPAIAAKIKKAFLDLDPANPEQKKILDLQAASRFIDTKPENYKGIEEAARAAELLK
- a CDS encoding phosphonate ABC transporter ATP-binding protein is translated as MTLRLNQASLRHANGVDALRGVDLQIGVGEQVAIIGPSGAGKSSLLNLLATALRPSSGENEILGERAWHLSARQRQRLRARIGLVHQAPPLPPRQRVVTAVLAGKLGQWSLGKSLLNLLHPIDVAGARAALARLDLGDKLFAHCQQLSGGQLQRVGIARVLYQAPEILLADEPVSAMDPVMAAHTLSILSRHAYEHNVTLVASLHAVDLALSHFPRIIGLRDGQILFDSPSEHVSQTMLDALYANEKLQSPTVAVAPLTVQIPRC
- a CDS encoding PhnE/PtxC family ABC transporter permease; amino-acid sequence: MLSADSRDPAAWPRLVLTVLAVALLWPGVQLSELNLGVLLPGSDNEMGRFVAQFWPPAHDAAFLGLLLTATLQTLAIATAGMALALLLAVPASLIASRALSLSAASRSGVPSRVGRLLRWPVRGLLIFLRSVPEIVWALLFVRAVGLGPAAGVLAIAITYSGMLGKVYAEIFESTDQRPAHALLQAGAGRLAAFAYGTLPNVAAELLSYTVYRWECAIRASVVMGFVGAGGLGQQIDLSIRMFAGGEVASMLLTFLVLVLAADQLSRLLRWRLT
- the phnE gene encoding phosphonate ABC transporter, permease protein PhnE, whose product is MNRLINLLLLAGIGVAVLASFAYLGLDLGEMGSADSLKQMGAYIQRFLSPDLSAGYLKAIVHGSMETLAMSALGTLLAAVFGILIALPAAGRFGWPLQSASRLLLNGLRAIPELVWAALMVLAAGLGPNAGTLALALHTTGVLGRLFAEALENTPPQPAEAIRLQGGNPILAFCYGTLPNLAPQLLAYILYRWENNIRMASVLGFVGAGGLGQMLYVSLSLFQEAQASTVILAMLVLVFMVDWLSAWSRQRWVKA
- a CDS encoding MFS transporter, with translation MATIDTASTGSPPRSGGITKEERKVIFASSLGTVFEWYDFYLYGSLAAIIAKHFFAGVNETTAFIFALLAFAAGFAVRPFGAIVFGRLGDMIGRKHTFLITIVIMGVSTAIVGLLPGYATIGVAAPVILITLRLLQGLALGGEYGGAATYVAEHAPRNKRGFFTSWIQTTATLGLFMSLLVILACRTALGTEAFEAWGWRIPFLLSILLLIVSVYIRLQLSESPVFQKMKDEGKASKAPLTESFARWDNLKVVIMSLLGGTAGQAVVWYTGQFYALFFLLQTLKIDPQTANLLIAGSLLIGTPFFVIFGSLSDRIGRKPIIMVGCILAALTYFPIFHALTQYGNPDVFIAQEKNPVKVIANPDQCSFQFDPVGKAKFTSSCDLAKTLLAKRAIPYENVSAEPGTVAQVRIGDRVVESFEGSALPAADFKTRNDAFTANLGTALKEAGYPEKADPAKTNYPMMLLLLTILVIYVTMVYGPIAAWLVELFPTRIRYTSMSLPYHIGNGWFGGFLPTVAFAMVAATGDIYYGLWYPIVIAVMTAILGTFFLPETKDRDILKD